From the genome of bacterium:
TATAACCGTCTAAAACCGGCAAAGGATTATCATAATTTACCCATCCACATTGCTGGCAGATAAGTCTCCTTTGCCCTTCAATGGTCCTAAATTTTAAATAATGCCCGCATAAAGGACAAAATTTATACTTTCGCTTCATTTGCCTCTTTGCCCCCTATCTTATGAGCTTTTAACCCGTAAGCCTTCTCTATGTTAATAATCTTTTCTGTAAATATTACTTTAGGGAGTTCATTGATATTGAGTTTTTGGAATCCTAACTTTTTAAACAGAGAGGGTTTTGAAGTAAGCGCAAAAACAGAAGGTATATCCAATTTTTTCGCATCGGCGATACAGCCCCTGATTAACTTTGTGCCAATTCCTTTACCGGTATGTTTAATCCCAACAGCTAAAGCGTAAATTTCTGAACTTCTCCTGTTCCAGATTCTAAGCGCTACACATCCTATAACCTTCCCCTTTATGTCACAGATAAAATAGTCTCTTATTTTGCTTTCTATTTCTGCAAGCGATCTGCAAAGCATCAAGCCCTGTTTAGAATATTTACTTATTAATTTATGTATCTCTTTTACATTGCTTATAGTTGCTT
Proteins encoded in this window:
- a CDS encoding zinc ribbon domain-containing protein, whose product is MKRKYKFCPLCGHYLKFRTIEGQRRLICQQCGWVNYDNPLPVLDGYRNSICFKLF
- a CDS encoding GNAT family N-acetyltransferase; this encodes MEQRKKFAIKKATISNVKEIHKLISKYSKQGLMLCRSLAEIESKIRDYFICDIKGKVIGCVALRIWNRRSSEIYALAVGIKHTGKGIGTKLIRGCIADAKKLDIPSVFALTSKPSLFKKLGFQKLNINELPKVIFTEKIINIEKAYGLKAHKIGGKEANEAKV